The following proteins are co-located in the Imtechella halotolerans genome:
- a CDS encoding S41 family peptidase: protein MKKKLIIGFTAITLLLTTVAYRSDFFEIAKQIEIFTTLFKELNMNYVDETNPAALMDSAIKSMLNDLDPYTVYLNEQDVEAYKINQRGEYSGIGALVRSYPDKILIVEPYKGYPADKAGLKAGDQIIKIGDITIADVKEDADELLKGASNTTIEIVYLRQKKQYTTIITRSEVEVDAVPFYGKIDDKTGYIVLTRFNNKAYKQTKAALEDLKSQGISRLILDLRNNPGGLLNEAIDITNLFIPKGEVIVTTKSKVKKFNQVYKTRNNPVDTQIPLAVLVNGRSASASEIVSGALQDLDRAIIVGARSFGKGLVQRPLKLTYGTQLKVTISRYYTPSGRCIQALDYRNRDEQGKAIQTTNIHQFKTKNGRAVYDGGGVFPDLEVANSKSSSFTNALNSSQVIFDFATDYYYRNSISSIDQYKLSESDFNDFKSFVSNSTFSYETPAEKLLKQAKSTEEASQWSESIQNDYKELLEHLQTDKLTALDTYKSELVADLNEEILKRYFYQEGLFTYNLTHDETVKAAAAILNNDAQYRNMLH, encoded by the coding sequence ATGAAAAAAAAATTGATCATTGGTTTTACAGCTATAACCTTACTGTTAACTACGGTAGCCTACCGGTCGGATTTTTTTGAGATTGCTAAGCAGATAGAAATTTTCACTACATTATTCAAAGAATTGAACATGAATTATGTAGACGAAACCAATCCAGCTGCTTTAATGGACTCAGCAATTAAAAGCATGCTAAATGATCTCGACCCTTATACTGTGTACTTGAATGAGCAAGATGTTGAAGCCTATAAAATAAATCAGCGTGGAGAATATTCCGGTATTGGCGCTCTAGTTCGCAGTTATCCAGACAAAATTTTGATTGTAGAACCCTACAAAGGGTATCCAGCGGATAAAGCAGGTTTAAAAGCAGGAGATCAAATTATTAAAATTGGAGATATTACAATCGCCGATGTAAAAGAAGATGCAGATGAACTCTTAAAGGGAGCTTCAAATACAACTATTGAAATTGTTTATTTACGACAAAAAAAGCAGTACACTACCATTATTACACGTAGTGAAGTAGAAGTAGATGCTGTCCCATTCTATGGAAAAATAGATGATAAAACAGGATATATAGTTCTTACACGCTTTAATAATAAAGCATATAAACAAACTAAAGCTGCCTTAGAAGACCTAAAAAGTCAAGGAATTAGCCGTCTTATTCTCGACCTTAGAAACAATCCCGGAGGACTTTTAAATGAGGCCATAGATATAACAAATTTATTTATACCTAAAGGAGAGGTTATTGTCACAACCAAATCAAAAGTAAAAAAATTCAATCAAGTTTATAAAACACGAAATAATCCTGTTGATACTCAAATACCTCTTGCCGTATTGGTGAATGGTAGAAGTGCCTCTGCTAGTGAGATTGTATCTGGAGCTCTACAAGATTTGGATAGAGCGATAATTGTAGGCGCACGTAGTTTTGGAAAAGGATTGGTTCAAAGACCTTTAAAACTAACTTATGGAACTCAATTAAAGGTGACTATTTCTAGATATTATACACCTAGTGGTCGTTGTATTCAAGCCTTAGATTATCGCAACAGAGACGAACAAGGTAAAGCAATTCAGACTACAAATATTCATCAATTTAAAACGAAAAATGGTCGTGCAGTTTATGATGGAGGCGGTGTATTTCCTGATTTAGAAGTAGCTAATTCAAAAAGCAGTAGTTTCACAAATGCATTAAATAGCAGTCAGGTTATTTTTGATTTTGCAACGGATTACTATTATCGAAATTCAATTTCGTCAATTGATCAGTATAAATTAAGTGAATCTGATTTTAACGATTTTAAATCCTTTGTTAGCAATAGTACATTTTCCTATGAAACTCCAGCTGAGAAACTACTAAAACAGGCTAAATCAACTGAGGAGGCAAGTCAGTGGAGTGAGTCAATTCAAAATGATTATAAGGAACTATTAGAACACCTTCAAACTGATAAATTAACCGCTCTTGATACTTATAAGAGTGAATTAGTTGCTGATTTAAATGAAGAAATTCTTAAGCGTTATTTTTATCAAGAAGGATTGTTTACGTATAATCTTACTCATGATGAAACAGTAAAGGCAGCAGCAGCAATTTTAAATAATGATGCCCAATATAGAAACATGCTTCATTAA
- a CDS encoding DUF4349 domain-containing protein encodes MKFIMYTWLAILPLACGGNSDDTVQNAITYDESIIEQKNIAPPALENNLGNHSVTEQKIIRDAYLRFETRDLNKTYQETLDLVKKYNGYLQSDESGKGYQEINRSLVIKIPNTHFQSMIDALSGSVSYFDTKRISAKDVTEEFVDIEARLLAKRTLEARYMELLSKAQNVKDILEIERELANIREEIEARQGRLNYLQSQVAYSTIRMEFYKRDAETGITQSYGNKMWNAIKSGFNGISLFFLGILHIWPFVLFLAILVWFIRRAYLKNKKAS; translated from the coding sequence ATGAAATTTATTATGTATACCTGGCTTGCTATATTACCACTGGCTTGTGGAGGAAATAGCGATGATACCGTGCAAAATGCCATAACGTATGATGAATCTATAATCGAGCAAAAAAATATAGCACCTCCTGCACTTGAGAATAATCTGGGTAATCACTCGGTTACAGAACAAAAAATCATTCGTGATGCTTATTTGCGTTTTGAAACCCGTGATTTAAACAAGACATATCAAGAAACATTGGATTTAGTAAAAAAATACAATGGATATTTACAAAGTGACGAATCAGGAAAAGGATATCAAGAAATAAATAGAAGTCTGGTTATAAAAATCCCTAACACTCATTTTCAATCTATGATAGATGCTTTAAGCGGATCAGTTTCATATTTTGATACCAAGCGAATTTCTGCTAAAGATGTAACAGAAGAATTTGTCGATATCGAAGCTAGATTACTTGCGAAACGAACCCTTGAAGCGCGTTACATGGAATTACTTTCAAAAGCTCAGAATGTAAAAGATATTCTAGAAATTGAGCGTGAATTAGCCAATATACGTGAAGAAATTGAAGCACGTCAAGGTCGTCTTAATTATTTACAGTCCCAAGTGGCTTATAGTACAATTCGAATGGAATTTTACAAACGTGATGCCGAAACAGGTATTACTCAATCCTATGGTAATAAGATGTGGAATGCAATCAAAAGTGGTTTTAATGGAATATCATTATTCTTCTTAGGTATATTACACATTTGGCCATTTGTACTCTTTTTAGCTATTTTAGTTTGGTTTATCAGAAGAGCCTATTTAAAAAATAAAAAAGCTTCCTAA
- the rnpA gene encoding ribonuclease P protein component, with translation MNYRFPKKERLCSQKNIEQLFAEGKSVSKYPLKLIYLASSLPENVPIQVGVTVPKRTFKKAVIRNRIKRLLRESYRLHKPLYFNTLETPYAFMILYLGKEIPSFDEIHSRMAQLLEAFKNKEGL, from the coding sequence ATGAATTATAGATTCCCCAAGAAGGAAAGGCTTTGTAGTCAAAAAAATATTGAGCAACTTTTTGCTGAAGGGAAATCAGTTTCAAAATATCCACTTAAGCTTATTTATCTAGCTTCATCGTTGCCTGAAAATGTTCCCATTCAAGTAGGAGTTACAGTTCCAAAACGTACATTTAAAAAGGCCGTCATCCGCAATCGAATAAAAAGACTTTTAAGAGAGAGCTATCGATTACATAAACCCTTGTATTTTAACACCCTCGAAACTCCATATGCTTTTATGATTTTGTATCTTGGTAAAGAAATTCCTTCTTTTGATGAAATTCATTCCAGAATGGCTCAACTTTTGGAGGCTTTTAAGAATAAGGAAGGATTATAA
- a CDS encoding GNAT family N-acetyltransferase, translating into MTFYLKKFNELSNQELYEILQLRSEVFVVEQTCIYQDIDGKDYKALHLFGEKEGEIVAYTRLFKAGDYFDNASIGRVAVKQIHRSFGYGHQIIKESINAIYNNFGISNIEISAQKYLQSFYESHGFKAFGPDYLEDGIPHIAMLLTNEGI; encoded by the coding sequence TGAATTATCTAACCAGGAGTTATACGAAATACTACAATTACGAAGCGAAGTCTTTGTAGTTGAGCAGACATGCATTTATCAAGATATTGATGGAAAGGATTATAAAGCACTTCACTTATTTGGTGAAAAAGAAGGAGAAATTGTAGCATATACCCGTCTTTTTAAGGCTGGTGATTATTTTGATAATGCTAGTATTGGTAGGGTGGCTGTAAAACAAATTCATAGAAGTTTTGGGTATGGCCATCAAATTATTAAAGAATCTATAAATGCAATTTATAATAATTTTGGAATATCCAATATTGAGATTTCCGCTCAGAAGTACCTCCAATCTTTTTATGAATCGCATGGTTTCAAAGCTTTTGGACCAGATTATTTAGAAGATGGAATTCCACACATAGCTATGCTACTTACAAATGAAGGGATTTAA